In one Verrucomicrobiia bacterium genomic region, the following are encoded:
- a CDS encoding CHAD domain-containing protein, with amino-acid sequence MPVSKTTGESAANAPGPHFNGGGVNGHGMLGPGQNPPALPPRTFRHLDLTLKKQWKRYRKGLRRCQAKFSEGAVHESRVETRRLLSILELLAPFLAAGHLKKARTALKGHLDIFDDLRDTQVQLATVSKMKRSFPAAEEFHCYLEKREERFTHQTRKEVKRIKSRRLGKWVAATREDLGRWQQHHPASDPNLILQRAVARAFIHTKELEERITREDTETIHRTRVAFKRFRYMIEMLAHYLPSANDKLLAAMHRYQTMMGEIQDAEMLLRAWDRFAAKTQTVPGARAFRLDLLRRRRWLIRVYLAASGQLLDFWHVAPAPGKPHCAAAGAPEGTPRPAELCRTAGPPPATSPEGL; translated from the coding sequence ATGCCTGTGAGCAAAACAACCGGAGAGTCAGCCGCCAATGCCCCTGGACCCCATTTCAACGGGGGCGGCGTCAACGGGCATGGCATGCTCGGGCCCGGGCAAAATCCGCCCGCGTTGCCCCCCAGGACCTTCCGGCACCTGGACCTGACCCTTAAAAAGCAGTGGAAGCGCTATCGCAAAGGCCTCAGGCGCTGTCAGGCGAAGTTCTCTGAGGGAGCCGTCCATGAGTCTCGGGTCGAAACGCGCCGTTTGTTATCCATCCTCGAGTTGCTGGCCCCGTTTCTTGCTGCCGGCCACCTCAAGAAAGCGCGAACGGCCCTCAAGGGACATCTGGATATCTTTGATGATTTGCGCGATACCCAGGTGCAGTTGGCAACAGTCTCAAAGATGAAACGCTCCTTTCCAGCGGCGGAAGAGTTCCACTGTTACCTCGAAAAGCGTGAAGAGCGTTTTACCCACCAGACCCGCAAGGAGGTCAAGCGAATCAAGAGCCGGCGTCTGGGCAAATGGGTCGCCGCCACCCGTGAAGACCTTGGGCGTTGGCAACAGCACCATCCAGCAAGCGACCCAAATCTGATTCTTCAGCGCGCGGTTGCTCGTGCCTTTATCCACACCAAGGAATTAGAGGAACGCATCACACGCGAGGATACCGAGACCATCCATCGCACCCGCGTGGCCTTCAAGAGATTCCGCTACATGATCGAGATGCTGGCCCATTATTTGCCTTCGGCTAACGACAAGCTCCTGGCCGCCATGCACCGCTACCAAACCATGATGGGTGAAATTCAGGATGCTGAAATGCTCCTGCGCGCCTGGGACAGATTCGCCGCCAAGACACAGACGGTGCCCGGGGCGCGCGCATTTCGGCTCGATCTGCTGCGCCGCCGCCGGTGGCTCATCCGGGTTTATTTGGCTGCTTCCGGCCAACTCCTGGACTTTTGGCACGTTGCGCCGGCTCCCGGCAAGCCACACTGTGCTGCTGCCGGCGCCCCTGAAGGAACCCCCAGGCCGGCGGAGTTGTGCCGGACGGCGGGGCCCCCCCCAGCAACCAGCCCGGAAGGGCTTTGA
- the sixA gene encoding phosphohistidine phosphatase SixA, translated as MNLYILRHGIAAEAGVASIHKDSERPLTDEGERKVRKVARAMQSLEVSLDLILSSPYVRARQTAEIVADVFHARNKLELSDALTPGGDARTVIRRIAEGEPAPKDVLLAGHEPYLSELISMLLSGKSDLAIVMKKAGLCKLSAESLHYRRCASLEWLLPPKWMTLIG; from the coding sequence ATGAACCTGTACATTTTGCGTCACGGTATCGCTGCAGAAGCCGGCGTCGCTTCAATCCACAAGGATTCCGAGCGGCCTCTGACCGATGAGGGCGAGCGCAAGGTCCGTAAAGTGGCTCGCGCGATGCAGTCTTTGGAAGTTTCTTTGGACTTGATCCTGTCGAGTCCTTACGTGCGCGCGCGCCAGACGGCTGAGATTGTCGCCGACGTGTTTCACGCGCGCAACAAGCTCGAATTAAGCGACGCCCTGACGCCGGGTGGCGATGCCAGAACTGTGATTCGACGCATCGCCGAAGGGGAGCCGGCTCCCAAAGACGTCCTGCTCGCCGGCCACGAACCTTACCTCAGTGAGTTGATCTCCATGCTGCTTTCAGGCAAGAGCGACCTCGCCATCGTGATGAAGAAGGCGGGCTTGTGCAAACTGTCGGCCGAATCGCTTCACTATCGCCGGTGCGCTTCGTTGGAATGGTTGCTGCCCCCAAAGTGGATGACGCTCATCGGGTAA
- the larE gene encoding ATP-dependent sacrificial sulfur transferase LarE — MASDKLEELRVLLRSYGSCLVAYSGGVDSVFLAYMAHKVLAERSIAAIADSPSLPRRELDEALALAAQFDFPVRVIRTREFENPEYLANPNNRCYFCKHELFTELAPLARAESCAVIAYGENASDLGDYRPGAQAAAEFQVRAPLKEAGLTKSDIRKFSAQLGLPTADKPQMACLSSRIPYGEAVTPEKLSMIERAENVLRDLGFYDVRVRHHELGRAGTATGTAQPVLLHLARIEVGPNELAKFLADGVSVKITEALKQVGYAHVTLDLQGYRRGSANEAIRGPGPSK; from the coding sequence GTGGCTTCGGACAAACTTGAAGAATTGCGCGTACTGCTTCGGTCGTACGGGTCGTGCCTGGTGGCGTATTCGGGCGGCGTCGATTCAGTTTTCCTGGCGTATATGGCGCACAAAGTGCTCGCTGAACGTTCCATCGCCGCCATCGCGGATTCTCCCAGCCTCCCCCGGCGCGAACTCGATGAAGCCCTCGCTTTGGCCGCGCAGTTCGATTTTCCCGTGCGCGTGATTCGCACCCGTGAATTCGAGAACCCCGAATACCTCGCGAACCCCAATAATCGCTGTTATTTCTGCAAACACGAGCTGTTCACCGAACTGGCGCCGCTAGCCAGGGCCGAGAGCTGCGCCGTCATCGCGTATGGTGAAAATGCAAGCGACCTCGGCGATTACCGGCCTGGTGCCCAGGCGGCAGCCGAATTCCAGGTGCGTGCGCCCCTCAAAGAAGCCGGTCTCACCAAAAGTGACATTCGCAAGTTCTCCGCCCAACTCGGCCTCCCAACAGCCGACAAGCCCCAGATGGCTTGTCTTAGTTCCCGCATCCCGTATGGCGAAGCGGTCACGCCGGAAAAGCTTTCGATGATCGAGCGAGCGGAGAATGTTCTGCGTGATTTGGGATTTTACGATGTGCGCGTGCGCCATCACGAGTTGGGGCGAGCAGGGACTGCAACGGGCACTGCCCAGCCAGTGCTGCTTCATCTGGCCCGGATTGAAGTGGGTCCCAACGAATTGGCCAAGTTCCTGGCTGATGGGGTATCGGTAAAAATCACCGAGGCCCTGAAACAAGTGGGTTATGCGCACGTCACACTCGACCTCCAAGGCTACCGCCGCGGCAGCGCCAACGAGGCAATTAGAGGGCCGGGTCCTTCCAAGTAA
- a CDS encoding SurA N-terminal domain-containing protein, with protein sequence MFGTIRKHQTWLWAVIITITVISFVIFFSPYSKMNGTTRSAGNLGSINGQAISEQDFRQAQAEVALHYFLRTHHWPGEDRRSGFDEEAETYKWLVLVNNQEKMGIHVGEDAAADMARQLMRPFESLGITSPMDFVHRVLERQGLTVADFERFVRHFVGIQEMIGTIGLSGELITPQDAKAFYIRQSQEMATEAVFFNASNYLAGITVLPEQVAQYYSNRVANYAIPERVQVRYVRFDVSNYLAQAQVQLSTNLNSLIEENYQRMGSNYFAGAKTPEESKAKIKEQLLHNQALNDARKKALDFANVLFDLKPVRPENLQELARSNELTVQVTAPFSREEPPKDLDVGADFTKTAFDLTPDDPFAGPLLGEDGVYVIAYDKRLPHEIPPLDQVRPKVVEDYRHERAVQYARQAASSFDQSLTNGLARGQGFTNLCAAASLKPIELPSFSISTRSVPEVEDLIDLDRLKQAAFSTPPGTASNPILTSQGAMVLYVKEKLPIDQEKMQTQLPAYLASLRRTRQEEAFNEWFSREYTKQLRDGLRDTPVGQPQRQPPTLGSAGAKS encoded by the coding sequence ATGTTTGGAACGATTCGAAAGCATCAGACCTGGCTGTGGGCAGTCATTATCACCATAACGGTGATCAGCTTTGTCATTTTTTTCTCGCCCTACTCGAAAATGAACGGCACCACCCGCTCGGCGGGCAACCTCGGTTCGATCAATGGCCAGGCCATTAGCGAGCAGGACTTTCGCCAAGCCCAGGCCGAGGTCGCTCTGCACTATTTTCTCAGGACCCACCACTGGCCGGGCGAGGACAGGCGCTCGGGGTTTGATGAAGAGGCGGAGACCTATAAATGGCTGGTCCTGGTGAACAATCAGGAAAAGATGGGGATTCATGTCGGAGAAGACGCGGCGGCGGATATGGCGCGCCAACTGATGCGTCCCTTTGAATCGCTGGGCATCACCTCGCCGATGGATTTCGTCCACCGGGTATTGGAACGGCAAGGTTTGACTGTGGCAGATTTTGAACGGTTTGTGCGGCACTTTGTAGGCATCCAGGAAATGATAGGCACGATTGGGTTGAGCGGGGAACTGATTACCCCTCAAGACGCGAAGGCCTTTTATATAAGGCAATCGCAGGAAATGGCGACGGAGGCCGTGTTCTTCAACGCTTCGAATTACCTGGCTGGTATCACGGTGCTGCCCGAACAGGTGGCGCAGTACTATTCCAATCGCGTCGCCAATTATGCCATCCCGGAACGCGTCCAGGTCCGTTACGTCCGCTTTGATGTCAGCAATTACCTGGCCCAGGCCCAAGTCCAGTTGAGCACCAATCTCAATTCCCTGATCGAGGAGAATTATCAGCGGATGGGCAGCAACTATTTCGCCGGGGCCAAAACCCCTGAGGAATCCAAAGCCAAAATCAAAGAGCAACTGCTCCATAACCAGGCCCTGAACGACGCGCGCAAGAAAGCCCTCGATTTTGCCAACGTCCTGTTTGATTTAAAACCGGTTCGGCCAGAGAATTTGCAGGAGCTGGCCCGGAGCAACGAATTGACCGTCCAAGTGACGGCGCCCTTTTCACGCGAAGAGCCGCCCAAGGACCTGGACGTGGGGGCGGATTTCACAAAAACCGCTTTCGATCTGACGCCGGACGATCCATTTGCGGGTCCGCTGCTTGGTGAGGATGGGGTGTATGTCATCGCCTATGACAAGCGGCTGCCACACGAGATACCCCCGCTGGACCAAGTCCGCCCTAAGGTAGTGGAAGATTATCGTCATGAGCGGGCTGTGCAGTACGCGCGGCAGGCGGCCAGCAGCTTTGATCAAAGTCTGACCAACGGTTTGGCGCGCGGGCAAGGTTTTACCAATCTCTGCGCGGCAGCCAGCCTGAAGCCAATCGAGTTGCCCTCCTTCTCGATCAGCACGCGGTCAGTGCCCGAGGTTGAAGACTTAATAGATTTAGACAGGCTTAAGCAGGCGGCCTTCAGCACGCCTCCGGGGACCGCCAGCAACCCCATCCTCACCAGCCAGGGGGCGATGGTCCTTTACGTAAAAGAGAAGCTGCCCATCGACCAGGAAAAAATGCAAACCCAGTTGCCAGCCTATCTGGCTTCTTTGCGCCGGACCCGGCAGGAAGAGGCCTTTAACGAATGGTTCAGCCGGGAATACACCAAGCAACTGAGGGACGGTTTGCGCGACACCCCCGTAGGGCAGCCTCAACGGCAGCCCCCAACGCTGGGCAGCGCAGGCGCCAAATCGTAG
- the larC gene encoding nickel pincer cofactor biosynthesis protein LarC, which translates to MKTLYLDLFSGISGDMFIGALLDLGLDREQFERELNKLKLDGYHLHFARAHKGSIEGVKFDVHLDAGHDHEHDHAHEGHEHSHSHSHDPKHAHGHDHSHDESRSFGQIKQLIARSGLSQWVKEKSTAVFQRIAVAEGKIHGLPPEQVHFHEVGAVDSIVDIVGACIGLELLGKPRLLASPVTEGSGWVDCAHGRFPIPAPATLAILGARGIALSQCNEPHELVTPTGAALLAELVERFGPMQGLVAEKIGFGLGSRENKMRPNVLRAVLGEAALTGSVHDWQADTVAVLETNLDDINSEILGHLIDQVLSAGALDAFYTAVQMKKNRPGVLLTILCAEGHADQFTELVLRQTTSFGVRRYMAERRKLARENIQVQTPFGAVAVKIGRLDGEIVQSSPEYESCKQLAARANVPLKEIYAAAIRGLETEPAIKGSK; encoded by the coding sequence ATGAAGACTCTTTACCTGGACCTTTTCAGTGGAATCAGCGGCGATATGTTCATTGGCGCCCTGCTTGACCTGGGACTGGACCGTGAACAATTCGAGCGCGAGCTGAACAAATTGAAGCTGGACGGCTACCATCTTCATTTTGCCCGCGCCCACAAAGGAAGCATTGAAGGGGTGAAATTCGACGTGCACCTCGATGCCGGCCATGACCATGAGCATGACCACGCCCACGAGGGGCATGAACACTCCCATTCCCACAGTCACGACCCAAAACATGCCCATGGACATGACCACTCTCACGACGAGAGCCGCTCGTTCGGGCAAATCAAACAACTCATCGCCCGAAGCGGCCTTTCTCAATGGGTCAAAGAGAAATCAACGGCTGTCTTCCAACGCATCGCGGTGGCCGAAGGAAAAATTCACGGACTCCCCCCCGAGCAGGTCCACTTCCATGAAGTCGGGGCGGTGGATTCGATTGTCGATATTGTCGGGGCCTGCATAGGCCTGGAACTGCTGGGCAAACCGCGGCTGCTGGCCAGCCCTGTCACTGAGGGCAGCGGCTGGGTCGATTGCGCTCACGGGCGTTTTCCGATACCAGCCCCGGCCACCTTGGCGATTCTGGGGGCGCGCGGAATTGCCCTGTCGCAGTGCAACGAGCCGCATGAGTTAGTCACCCCCACGGGGGCGGCCTTGCTGGCGGAATTGGTCGAGCGGTTCGGCCCAATGCAGGGCCTGGTGGCTGAAAAGATTGGCTTTGGCCTGGGCAGCCGTGAGAATAAAATGCGTCCGAATGTGTTGCGGGCGGTTCTGGGTGAGGCGGCATTGACAGGGTCCGTGCATGATTGGCAGGCCGATACCGTGGCCGTGCTGGAGACTAACCTGGATGACATTAATTCGGAAATTCTCGGGCATCTGATCGACCAGGTCTTGAGCGCTGGGGCACTCGACGCGTTTTACACTGCCGTTCAGATGAAAAAAAACCGGCCAGGTGTATTGCTCACTATCCTTTGCGCTGAGGGCCACGCAGACCAGTTTACCGAACTTGTCCTGCGGCAGACTACCAGCTTTGGCGTGCGGCGTTACATGGCCGAGCGGCGCAAACTGGCGCGCGAGAACATTCAGGTGCAAACCCCGTTTGGAGCAGTAGCCGTCAAGATTGGCCGGCTCGATGGAGAAATCGTTCAATCCTCGCCGGAATATGAATCGTGCAAACAACTTGCCGCCCGCGCCAATGTTCCTTTGAAGGAAATCTATGCCGCGGCCATTAGGGGATTGGAAACTGAACCTGCTATCAAGGGATCGAAGTGA
- the ppk1 gene encoding polyphosphate kinase 1: MTSSKAKAVEFSPAHFLNRELSWLEFNQRVLDEALDPNNPLLERLKFFCIVSSNLDEFFEVRVAGLKQQMESDVVERSVDGLTATETFRAITRRVRLMVHDQYDGWRKQLKPALDASGIRILELDSIEPSDAHWLEEYYLNQVRPVLTPLAIDPAHPFPQLLNKSLNLIVRLEMPRSQEILKHLAVVQIPRILPRMVRLPRADGRRDYVYLGRLIGHHLADLFPGTKILGHWAFRVTRNSELYIDEEETANLLKAVENELHNRRKGDAVRLEVDQDCPAYIREALLKTLRVGEEDLYLIDGPLNPTLLMTLYEGDHSPELRDPPFVAPVAAPLRDQPDLFAAIRERDILLHHPYENFSSIVAFLEQAASDPDVLAIKQTLYRTGGDPRIIGALENAVRNGKQVTAVVELRARFDEANNIQWARQLEESGVHVVYGLVGYKIHAKSCLVVRREGREIRRYVHLATGNYNPTTARLYTDLGLLTCRPDFGEDTTNFFNLLTGICQFQPMRKLLVAPFELHERLLQFIEREAENARQGLPARIVAKLNSLAERQIIEALYRASQAGVQIELIVRGICCLRPSMSGLSETITVRSIVDRFLEHSRVYYFENACQPQVFISSADWLPRNFFRRLELAFPIEDGVLRERVINEVLGVSLSDNAKARFLRPDGSYWRPALSPPQKPRRSQFEFIALAGRPGFAEPVVAEPRDGKIKPIKVRVRRTPV, translated from the coding sequence GTGACATCATCGAAAGCAAAGGCGGTTGAATTCAGCCCGGCTCACTTCCTGAACCGGGAGTTGAGCTGGCTGGAGTTCAACCAGCGTGTGCTCGATGAAGCCTTGGACCCCAATAACCCGCTTCTCGAACGGCTGAAATTCTTCTGCATCGTCAGCTCCAACCTCGATGAGTTCTTCGAGGTCCGTGTTGCCGGCCTCAAACAGCAGATGGAAAGCGACGTCGTCGAGCGAAGCGTGGACGGACTGACCGCCACGGAAACCTTCCGCGCCATTACGCGCCGGGTCCGCCTGATGGTTCACGACCAGTATGATGGCTGGCGAAAGCAGCTCAAGCCCGCCCTGGACGCCAGCGGCATTCGCATCCTGGAACTCGATTCTATCGAGCCCAGCGATGCCCATTGGCTCGAAGAATACTATCTCAATCAGGTCCGCCCGGTGCTGACACCTTTGGCCATCGACCCGGCGCATCCCTTCCCGCAACTGCTCAACAAATCCCTTAACTTGATCGTGCGCCTAGAGATGCCGCGCAGTCAGGAAATACTCAAACACCTGGCCGTTGTCCAAATCCCGCGCATCCTTCCCCGAATGGTCCGGCTCCCTCGAGCCGATGGACGCCGCGATTATGTTTACCTCGGCCGGCTTATTGGCCATCACCTCGCCGATTTGTTTCCCGGCACCAAAATCCTCGGGCACTGGGCTTTCCGCGTCACGCGCAACAGCGAACTCTACATTGACGAGGAGGAGACGGCCAACTTGCTCAAAGCGGTTGAAAACGAGCTGCACAACCGCCGCAAAGGCGATGCCGTCCGGCTAGAGGTGGACCAGGATTGCCCCGCGTATATTCGCGAGGCGCTCCTGAAGACCCTCCGCGTGGGCGAGGAGGACCTTTACCTGATTGATGGGCCGCTTAACCCGACCCTGCTCATGACCCTCTATGAAGGGGACCATTCGCCCGAACTGCGCGACCCGCCCTTTGTGGCCCCTGTCGCCGCCCCGTTGCGGGACCAACCCGATTTATTTGCCGCGATTCGTGAACGGGACATCCTGCTGCATCATCCCTATGAGAACTTCAGCAGCATTGTGGCCTTTCTGGAGCAGGCGGCCTCTGACCCCGACGTGCTGGCTATCAAACAAACCCTCTACCGCACCGGGGGCGACCCCCGGATTATCGGCGCCTTGGAAAACGCGGTGCGCAATGGCAAACAGGTGACAGCGGTGGTGGAGTTGAGGGCGCGCTTTGACGAAGCGAATAACATCCAATGGGCTCGCCAGCTCGAAGAATCAGGGGTGCATGTGGTTTACGGGCTGGTCGGCTATAAGATTCACGCCAAAAGCTGCCTGGTTGTTCGCCGCGAAGGACGCGAAATCCGCCGATACGTGCACCTGGCTACCGGCAATTACAATCCCACTACCGCCCGGCTTTATACCGACCTGGGCCTGCTCACCTGCCGGCCCGATTTCGGTGAAGACACCACCAATTTTTTCAATCTCCTGACGGGCATTTGCCAGTTCCAGCCGATGCGCAAGCTACTCGTCGCCCCTTTCGAATTGCACGAACGCCTGCTCCAATTCATCGAGCGCGAGGCCGAGAACGCCCGTCAGGGCTTGCCGGCCCGGATTGTGGCCAAACTCAACTCGCTGGCCGAGCGCCAGATCATCGAGGCCCTTTACCGCGCGTCCCAGGCAGGCGTCCAAATCGAACTCATCGTCCGGGGTATTTGCTGCCTGCGCCCCAGCATGAGCGGTTTGAGTGAAACAATCACCGTGCGCAGCATTGTGGACCGGTTCCTCGAACACAGCCGGGTTTATTACTTCGAGAACGCCTGCCAACCTCAAGTCTTTATCAGCAGCGCCGATTGGCTCCCGCGCAATTTCTTCCGGCGCCTGGAACTGGCCTTTCCCATCGAAGACGGTGTTCTGCGGGAACGAGTCATCAACGAGGTCCTTGGTGTTTCTTTGAGCGATAATGCCAAAGCCCGGTTCCTGCGGCCAGATGGCTCCTACTGGCGCCCGGCGCTTTCCCCTCCACAAAAGCCGCGGCGCAGCCAATTCGAGTTTATCGCCCTGGCGGGAAGGCCGGGCTTTGCAGAACCGGTTGTGGCTGAACCACGGGATGGAAAAATCAAGCCAATCAAGGTTAGAGTCCGTAGAACCCCAGTTTGA
- the larB gene encoding nickel pincer cofactor biosynthesis protein LarB: protein MVRAVTTTEAIRLLEQFRAGGVSRSKVLQAFQAPPIADLGFAQVDMHRGLRRGFPEVIFGAGKSPEQVLRIAGKLIENGERVLVTRVNADHARALRRQFKNTVHHETARCLTIDAQPLPKRPGIIAVVCAGTSDLPVAEEAAVTADIMGNLVERVTDVGVAGVHRLFGRLEQIQSANVVIVAAGMEGALPSVVAGLVNKPIIAVPTSVGYGASFGGLAALLGMLNSCASGMTVVNIDNGFGAGYAASQINALAAQQAE, encoded by the coding sequence ATGGTGCGCGCTGTGACCACAACCGAAGCAATCAGGCTGTTGGAGCAATTTCGGGCAGGCGGCGTCAGCCGCTCGAAGGTGCTGCAGGCCTTTCAAGCGCCTCCCATCGCCGACCTGGGGTTTGCCCAGGTCGATATGCACCGTGGTTTACGGCGCGGATTTCCCGAGGTGATCTTCGGCGCGGGCAAATCGCCTGAACAGGTGTTGCGCATTGCTGGCAAACTGATCGAGAACGGGGAACGGGTTCTGGTGACGCGGGTCAATGCAGACCACGCGCGGGCGTTGCGGAGACAATTCAAGAACACTGTGCATCACGAAACCGCGCGGTGCCTGACGATTGACGCGCAGCCCCTGCCCAAACGGCCCGGGATAATCGCCGTGGTCTGCGCCGGCACGAGCGATTTGCCAGTGGCGGAAGAGGCCGCCGTCACGGCGGACATCATGGGCAATCTTGTTGAACGCGTGACGGATGTGGGGGTTGCTGGGGTTCATCGTCTCTTTGGCCGGCTCGAGCAAATCCAGAGCGCCAATGTAGTCATCGTCGCGGCGGGTATGGAGGGGGCGCTGCCGAGCGTGGTGGCCGGCCTGGTAAATAAGCCGATCATCGCCGTGCCTACGAGTGTGGGCTACGGCGCCAGCTTCGGCGGCCTGGCCGCCTTGCTGGGGATGCTCAATAGTTGCGCCAGCGGCATGACGGTCGTCAATATTGATAACGGCTTTGGAGCCGGTTATGCCGCCAGTCAGATTAACGCCCTGGCGGCGCAGCAAGCCGAATGA
- a CDS encoding DUF5009 domain-containing protein — translation MSNALATPVQAAPQAPPTTRRLMSLDALRGFDMFWIVGGEELIHGLRKGWPSGLSRFLDRQMDHSPWVGVRFYDLIFPLFVFIVGASIVFSLTRMVQQRGKAGALKRVLVRSVVLYLFGLLVYGGLSKGFDQIRWMGVLQRIALCYFFTSVIFMSFRLRGMLVTCACLLLGYWALTALAPLRDFNLETRHLEALQLTPDSPETRTRFLATTNMVKGRFDDGLNLTQQIDFLYLPGHRWDGAYDPEGILSTLPAIGTCLLGVFAGLLLKSGSVSDQKKVLWLLGAGVAAVCVGFLWGTQFPVIKKIWTSSYVLVAGGYACLFLGAFHQIIEVWQWRKWCIPFVWIGMNPITIYLAFHLISFSDFAQLVVGGPVQKALAPWGDLVMAIAVVGLMFPVVRFLYQRKIFLRV, via the coding sequence ATGAGCAATGCCCTGGCCACCCCGGTACAGGCCGCGCCTCAAGCGCCGCCAACGACTCGCAGGCTGATGTCGCTGGATGCCCTGCGCGGCTTTGACATGTTCTGGATTGTCGGGGGCGAAGAGCTCATCCACGGACTGCGCAAAGGCTGGCCTTCCGGTCTGTCGCGCTTCCTGGACCGCCAAATGGACCACTCGCCCTGGGTCGGTGTGCGGTTCTATGATCTGATCTTCCCTCTGTTCGTTTTCATTGTGGGGGCGTCGATCGTCTTCTCCCTCACCCGCATGGTCCAGCAACGCGGCAAAGCCGGCGCCCTGAAACGGGTGCTGGTCCGCAGCGTTGTTCTTTACCTGTTCGGACTGCTGGTTTATGGCGGGTTGTCGAAGGGCTTTGATCAAATCCGGTGGATGGGGGTTCTCCAACGCATTGCGTTGTGTTACTTCTTCACCAGCGTCATCTTTATGAGCTTTCGCCTTCGCGGGATGCTCGTCACGTGCGCCTGCCTGCTGCTGGGTTATTGGGCGCTGACCGCTTTGGCGCCCCTTCGCGATTTCAATCTCGAAACTCGTCACCTCGAAGCCCTCCAGCTCACACCCGACAGCCCCGAAACACGGACCCGATTTCTCGCGACAACAAACATGGTCAAAGGGCGCTTTGACGACGGCCTGAATCTGACGCAGCAGATTGATTTTCTTTACCTGCCAGGCCATCGCTGGGACGGGGCCTATGATCCGGAAGGCATCCTGAGCACGCTGCCGGCTATCGGGACGTGCCTGCTGGGCGTCTTCGCCGGGTTGCTCCTCAAGAGCGGCAGCGTGTCAGACCAGAAAAAAGTGCTCTGGCTGCTTGGCGCCGGGGTGGCCGCAGTCTGCGTTGGATTTTTGTGGGGAACGCAGTTTCCCGTGATCAAGAAGATTTGGACTTCTTCCTACGTCCTGGTTGCGGGCGGTTATGCCTGTCTTTTCCTGGGCGCCTTTCATCAAATCATCGAGGTCTGGCAATGGCGCAAGTGGTGCATCCCATTTGTCTGGATTGGGATGAACCCGATCACCATTTACCTGGCCTTTCACCTCATCAGCTTCTCGGATTTCGCGCAATTGGTCGTTGGAGGCCCGGTCCAAAAGGCCCTGGCACCGTGGGGCGACCTGGTCATGGCCATTGCCGTTGTCGGCTTGATGTTTCCCGTGGTCAGATTTCTTTATCAGCGAAAAATTTTCCTGCGAGTGTAA